The window ATAATGTCAAATTGTTTACATTATAACAGACTAAAAGGATACTATTAAAAAGTATCCTTTTCTCATCATAACTCTATTCATGATTCCAAGTCCAATATAAAATGAAGCTAGTTTCTATACACCATTACATATAACTTTATATTGACTAGAACACAGCAGAAAAATCTATTGACTTTGTACGTAAAAAAGGAGAGCACTTATGACCCGCACTTCTCCAACTGCTACAAGATTATAGTTGGCCTAAAAATTCTCTTACTTGATCCGGTGTTTTGGCGTTTGCGCTATGTAAATGGGCAAGCTTTTCACCGTTTTTAAAGACTAATAATGAAGGAATTCCCATTACCTGCTGTTCATCTGCTATTTCTGGAAATTCATCACGGTCAATCATAAACCATTGCTTATCTTGCTGTTCAGCTATGATTTCATCAATAAACATTCCTAACCGCTTACAGTCTGGACACCAAGTGGTCGTAAAAATCCCAATTGATAATGCCTCTTGATTTATTAGTTCTCTGTATTCCTGCTCATTATTCAATTGCTTCATCCTTAACATCCTCCAAATTCAACTTGTAGCGACAGCCGACAATGGCTAGTCGAAAGATCATCTACCTGAAAGAGTTTATCACATCCAACTCTAAAAGAGAAAAAAATTGAATTCTACTCTATGTTGGTTCATATATTCGAGCATACGGCAATACATCAATAGAAATAAGGCTTCCACCTTTGACAGCGAAAGCCTTTATTCATTATACAGTTACCGACTCTTCCTCAAGAGTACCGGCTGGACCAAAGAATTCAAAATGGATATTTTCTGCAGGCACCCCCCAGACTCTGAGGCTTTGATACATCATCTTCATAAACGGAACCGGTCCACAGAAATAAAAATCTGCTTGATTAGATGGTAAAATGGTTTGCAACCAGCTTGCGTCAATCAATCCTTGCTTATCAAAGTTCTTTTCAGTCAAATCCTGTTGTGTTGGCTCTGAATAAGCAACAAACCCTTCTGCATTTTCAGCTTCATTTATTACTTTTGCTACTTCGTCTTTTAATGCATGTACTTGGCTATTCAATGCACCATGAATAAAGGTTACTTTTCTTTCAGGCTGTTGTTCAACAATTGTTTTTAACATACTTACCATCGGTGTTAATCCAACTCCACCACTTATTAATACAACCGGCGTATCTTTCGCTTCAAGGGTAAATTCACCTGCTGGTACACTTAGCTGTATTATGTCGCCTTCCTGAACTGATTTATGTAGATAATTGGATACGACTCCGTCAGGATTTTCACCTCTGCCTTCTTCTCTTTTGACAGAGATACGGTAGTAATCCTTTCCAGGGGCATCAGATAAACTATAATGTCTAAGACTAGTATAGTTTGCTCCTTCTGGAAGCACCTTCACCGTAATATATTGACCCGCTTTATAGGATGCAATTTCCTTTCCATCTTCTGGCTTTAAATAAAAAGAAGTAATGACATCACTTTCTTTTACCTTTTTCTCGACTGTAAAATTCCGAAAGCCTGCCCAACCACCAGTCTGTTCCTTTGCCTCTTTATACATGTCAGCTTCAATGCCAATAAAGGCATCTGCAATGACTCCATAAGCCTCAGCCCAGGCCTGAATAATTTCTTCTGTAGCCGCATCTCCTAGTACATCCTTTATCGCAGCCAATAGGTTTTCACCAACGATTGGATAGTGCTCTGGTTTTATTTCAAGTGCCCTATGCTTAGTGGCGATTTGCTTAACAACTGGGATAATAGCTGCTAAATTATCAATATTAGCAGCGGCTGCATAAACAGTATTTGCTAAGGCGGTTTGCTGACGTCCTTGCTTTTGATTGGCATGATTAAAAATATTTAATAGCTCTGGGTGGTTTGTAAACATTCTTTCATAGAAACGCGTTGTGATTTCCTTACCATATTTTTCGAGTACCGGTACGGTGCTTTTTATTATTGCTATTGTTTCTTGACTTAACATAACCCCATCCACCTTTTAAAGATATATTTTATTTACATCTTTAATAATATTACAACAGTGATAAATAAGATATATTTTATTTACATCTTTCAAAAAGTTGTCACAATTACATTTATTATCCTTTGATGTTATAATAAGATAACTCAAAGCATAGAGGTGTCATTGAGATGAGGTTAACCAATTATACAGATTATTCATTGCGTGTATTGATATATTTAGCATTAAAAACAGATTCTGAATTATGCACAATAAAAGAGATTGCCGAAACCTATCAAATTTCTAAAAATCATCTGATGAAAATTATTCACGAGTTAGGGAAGCTTGGGTATATTGAAACCATCCGTGGTCGCCACGGTGGGATTCGGTTAGCTAAAAGTCCAAGTGCCATTAATATCGGAGAAGTAGTAGCCAAGACCGAAGAGGATTTTCATATTGTTGATTGTTTTAATAAAGATCATAACTATTGTGTTATTACCCCATCCTGTAAATTAAAGCATGTCCTTGCAGAAGCACTACAGGCATTTATGAAGGTATTAAAGGATTATACGCTTGAGGATTTAATCCAAAATAATGATGATTTACAACAATTATTTGATCCTCCGATTTAAGAAACGAAGCTGTCCAAAAAGGTGTTTTTTATCTTACCTTTCAGACAGCCTCTTTTCTATTTTCATCTGTTATTACTTAATCATATATTTTCCCTTGCCGTATC of the Bacillus tuaregi genome contains:
- a CDS encoding RrF2 family transcriptional regulator, giving the protein MRLTNYTDYSLRVLIYLALKTDSELCTIKEIAETYQISKNHLMKIIHELGKLGYIETIRGRHGGIRLAKSPSAINIGEVVAKTEEDFHIVDCFNKDHNYCVITPSCKLKHVLAEALQAFMKVLKDYTLEDLIQNNDDLQQLFDPPI
- the hmpA gene encoding NO-inducible flavohemoprotein yields the protein MLSQETIAIIKSTVPVLEKYGKEITTRFYERMFTNHPELLNIFNHANQKQGRQQTALANTVYAAAANIDNLAAIIPVVKQIATKHRALEIKPEHYPIVGENLLAAIKDVLGDAATEEIIQAWAEAYGVIADAFIGIEADMYKEAKEQTGGWAGFRNFTVEKKVKESDVITSFYLKPEDGKEIASYKAGQYITVKVLPEGANYTSLRHYSLSDAPGKDYYRISVKREEGRGENPDGVVSNYLHKSVQEGDIIQLSVPAGEFTLEAKDTPVVLISGGVGLTPMVSMLKTIVEQQPERKVTFIHGALNSQVHALKDEVAKVINEAENAEGFVAYSEPTQQDLTEKNFDKQGLIDASWLQTILPSNQADFYFCGPVPFMKMMYQSLRVWGVPAENIHFEFFGPAGTLEEESVTV
- a CDS encoding thioredoxin family protein; this encodes MKQLNNEQEYRELINQEALSIGIFTTTWCPDCKRLGMFIDEIIAEQQDKQWFMIDRDEFPEIADEQQVMGIPSLLVFKNGEKLAHLHSANAKTPDQVREFLGQL